The window ATCAGAAGCAATTGGACGAGTTGGAAATCAAGTTAGATTTGAAGGCATAATACTCTTTTTGGTTGACTTATGTCAATAAATTGTTACTTAAGGAGTTAAAGCGTTCATTATCTGTTACTTTTCGTCGTAAGTATTTGATACTTTGGATTATTTGATGTACTTTTGCAACAAATAAATAGCATTCAACTGAAGAAAACTAATAATTTCTTTTGTGCGTATGCATTACTTTAGCAGATAAGTACAAATATATAATTATTCGATTGCTTGAACGAGACTTTAATTGTATAAAACTATGACAGAAAAGAAAGAAGTTAAGTCTGCTCCTAAAGCAGCAAAGAAGGCTCCTGCAAAGAAAGCTCCTGCAAAGAAGGTAGTTGTAGCTATTAACGCAGAGAATGTCGGTTTTAAGGCTGGCGATGTTTACAATGCTCTTGCTGCTGAGGCTAAGGCCTTGACAGTTGCTGAGATTGCTAAGGCTGCTAATATTAGCACTGAGGAGGTTTATCTCGGTATTGGCTGGCTCTTTAAGGAGGGTAAAGTTAAAGGTGAAGACGGCAAAGTTGCTCTTGCTTAATTAGAGTAATTACTATAACACAGGAGGGGAGTCTGTATAATAAAGGTATAGGCTCCCTTTTTTGTATGCAATACGACAAAGAAATATTACGGGTTCTTGCTGAGGCAGGTAGCGAGGGACTTTCTGTACAGAAAATCTCCCGTCATGTTTTTAATGCTTGTAATTCTCTTTTCAATTCGCTTAATCAAGAAGATGTACATAAGTATGTACAGATGTATCTCTTGAAGAATAGCAAGTCTTGTAACTCTCTTATTGAAAAGAGTAGGAAAGGAGTTTATCGACTTAATGAGAGTAATCAATTGTCTCAACAACTCATTCTTCAGTTTCATGACGAGGTAGAAACCCCTAAAGAGAAGCCTGCTGAAGATCAAAGTCTGAGCTTATTTGATTTTTAATTTTATAGCTTTCTTTTCTTAGTTCTTCTTACTTAATACCACTAAAAAAGAAAAAGCCACAGTATTAATTGTCGTTATTCATTTTTATTTGTATATTTGCAATCATATTAATTTTTTGATAAATAGTTATGGCGCAAACAGATAATCATCTTGTCATTATGGCAGGTGGCGTAGGCGGTAGATTCTGGCCGATGAGTACTGCAGACTGTCCTAAGCAGTTTATTGATGTTTTAGGAGTAGGTAGATCACTTATCCAGTTGACCTATGATCGCTTTGCAGGTGTTGTTCCTTCTGACAATGTGTGGGTTGTCACGAACCAAAAGTATGTCTCTTTGGTTCATGAACAGCTCCCAGAGATTCCTTTGAATCATATTCTGAGCGAGCCTTGTCGTCGTAATACAGCACCTTGTATTGCATACGTGAGTTGGCGTATCAAGAAAGAGAACCCAAAGGCTAATATTGTGGTGTCGCCAAGTGATCATATTGTAACCAATGAAGCAGAGTTTAAGCGTGTAATCACTAACTGCTTGAAGTTTACCGCAGAGACTGATGCTGTGGTTACTTTGGGTATGAAACCAACACGTCCAGAAACGGGTTATGGCTATATACAAGCTGATCTTTCAACTGCTTCAGCGCGTAATCGTGAGATTTATCGTGTAGATCAGTTCCGTGAGAAGCCTGATTTATCAACAGCTGAGCAATATATTAAGCAGAATAACTTCTTTTGGAATGCAGGAATCTTTATTTGGAGTGCCTCTACTATTGTTAATGCTTTCCGTATCTATCAACCAAGTATAGCAAGAATTTTTGAGCGTATCATGGATGTTTTGGATACTGCAGATGAGCAACGCGTGATTGATGAGGTATATCCTGAATGTGAGAATATCTCTGTTGATTATGCTATTATGGAAAAGGCTGAGGAGATATTTGTTTGTCCTGCAGACTTCGGGTGGAGTGATTTAGGAACTTGGGGCTCGTTGCTTGCTCAGACACAACATGATATTTACGGTAATGCTGTTATTGGTAATGATGTTCATCTGTTTGATAGTAAGAACTGTATTGTACATACAACGGAGGAACGTAAGGTGGTTATCCAAGGACTTGATGGCTATATTGTAGCTGAACAAGATGGCAAATTGCTTATCTGTCGCCTCTCAGAAGAGCAGCGTTTGAAGCAGTTTACGGGTGAAGGATAAGTTTGCTTGATTTGAAATTATAAGTAAATAGTTTGCGTAGGTGCTGGTTTTAGATACTGGTCCTACGCATATCTCTTTTATGGTAGGAGGTTAGTTCAGAACGTTCTTATTGAAAGTTCAATTATTTAAATGCTTGTCGTTTGATTGAGTCGACCATCTCGTTATTCTTATTCTGATGTTATGTTGAGTGGTGTTAGGCCTCCGCACCATTGGTGTTTAGCCTCCGCACGCCTCGTGCTGGGCGTTCGCACATAGATTAGAAAAGGTAGGGAACTTGCTAATAGTTCTTCTACTATATTATAAGACTTCAATGATTACATAAGTTGAGAAGTGTTTGTCAGACGATTTGAAATTAAATATTCATGATTATGATACCAAAGCTTAAGTTGATTATATTCTTTGTTTTATGTTTTCCATTTACACTCTTTGCGCAGATTCCACAACTTGTGCGAATTAATCCGCAGCACTATTTTCAACGAACAGTTCCAAAGGGGAATTATAGTGGATTGACATGGTTGGGAGCTAATTGCTATGCTGTGGTTTCAGATAAGACTGCACAAAGTGGTTTCTTTCTCTTTCGTATAGAGATAGATTCTGTTAGTGGAGATATTAAAGAGGTCGTGAATGATGGCTTTCAGTCGTCGGGGGAGGCGAATAAAGATGAAGAGGGAATAGCTTTTTTTCCTAAGGACAGTACGTTGTTAATATCTCGTGAGGCAGATAGTAGAATCTTGGAATATGACATGAATGGTAAACTGACAGGTAGAGAGTTAGCTATACCTTCTATTTTCAGCATAGCTACACCAGCATATAGCTTTGAAGCATTAACTTACAATGCTCATACTCATCGTTTTTGGACAACTTCTGAAAGTACATTGAAGCCAGATGGGCAACAAGCTAATGCAACGAATCAAGTGAAGAATCGGCTTCGTTTTCAGAGTTTTGATGACTCTTTTGCTCCACAGGAACAATATGCCTATTTAATGGATGTGGCGGAGAATAATCCTTCTGCTTCTAATTATGCAATGGGTGTACCAGCAATGACAGCCTTAGATGATGGAAAGTTGCTTGTTTTAGAGCGTGAATTCTTAGTGACTTCAAGTAAGATAGGATCGTTTGTAGAGAATAAGATTTATTGTGTAAACCCTGCTCAGTCTATATCTATCAGTCAAGAAAAAGAGCTTGATACTGATAGCCCGTATATGCAGAAAACATTGATTGCAGCGTGGAAAACCTCATTGGGATTGCTCCGTCAGAATCTTGCTAATTATGAAGGTATGTGTCTTGGCCCCCGCCTTGCAGACGGAAGCCAAGTTATAGTACTTTGTGCTGACAGCCAAGATCAATATGGTGGTGTTCTTCGCGATTGGTTTCGTACGATTATTATTCGATGAACTTCATTCGGTTTAGCGCAGCAGTTATTTCATCTTCTTATGAAGTTTGCGCAAAGCCTTGTCACGAATCTGTCTTACACGCTCACGCTTTAGTCCCATATCCTCTGCAATCTCAGCCATAGTATAGTGTGCCCCAGCTAAGCCATAGATATAGGTGATAACATGTTTCTCACGATCATCAAGTATATCTAAGCCTTTTTGAATCTCATTACTGAGGATTTCTTGGTTAAGATGTTCATCTGCATGCTTTGCATTCTCATTCTCAAGGATATGTTGTAGTGTGAAATTATTACTACTACCTACAGGTACTGGCTGGTCAATAGAGATGGCACGTGAACGTTTCTGTTCAAATCTACTTGTCTCGTTTTTAGGGAGTTTATAGAGTGTAGCCTGCTCCTTGATAGCCTCCTCCATGGCATTACGGATATATGGAGCTGCAAAGACAACAAAGCGCACACCTCTTGAACCGTCAAACTTCTGTGCAGCATACATCATCCCAATATTTCCCTCGCTGATAAGGTCGTCTTCTCCCAATCCACAATTACGATATTGATGTGCCAAGGAAACAACAAACTTCAAGTTAGCCTTGGTCAGTTTCTCCAAGGCTCTTGCGTCGCCAACCTTTATTTTTTCAGCTAATTCCTGCTCTTCTTTATCTGAAAGAAGCTGCTCATTAGCTATATCTTCAATGTATTTTTCGTTTGAAGTCATAACAAGGAGTTTTTAAGTGAATATCGGTATATAGCGTTACACCTGCTGTGATTGATTATTATCGTTCTTCTTTCTCTTGATATACCATTTAATAAGGAAATAAAGGCATGCGAGAATAACCAAAATAATCAAGCCGAACTTGATATACTCTCCATACTCTAAAATCTTCTCTTCGAGTTGATCTTCTGGTACAAAAGAGTGCATATAATGTCCTAAGAAGGCAAGGATACTATGCCAAGAAGCAGCACCTATCGTTGTATAAAGTAAGAACTTCCAATAATTCATCTTTGCCAATCCTGCTGGAATAGAGATGAGATGGCGTATACCTGGTAAGAGACGGCCTGTGATAGTAGCCACCATACCATGGTCATCAAAGTATTTCTCACTCTTTTCAACCTTTTCTTGATTCAACAAGCATAGGTGTCCCCATTTACTATTAGCAAATTTATAGATGATTGGGCGTCCCAGATACCATCCCGCAAGATAGTTAATAGATGCACCAACGTCTGCTCCTAAAGTGGAGAAAAGAATTACCAGCCATATATCAAGGTTGCCAGCAGCAGCATGATAAGCAGCAGGGGCAACAACTAATTCTGATGGTACAGGGATAACTGTACTTTCAAGAAGCATCAAAAAGAAGATGGTGCCATAGTTGAGATGTCCGAGCATGGATGTGATAAAACTCATAATGATATGTTATTAATTATAATTCAACTTATTTTAAAATACGAATGTTGGGGTAGTCCTGAGGGCTTGTACCTTCTGGATAAAGGTCTGATAGCATCATAATACTCTCCTCTGGATTTCTTTTAACGGCTTGTTGCACGTATATCTTGAATTCTTTTTTT of the Prevotella melaninogenica genome contains:
- a CDS encoding winged helix-turn-helix domain-containing protein, which encodes MTEKKEVKSAPKAAKKAPAKKAPAKKVVVAINAENVGFKAGDVYNALAAEAKALTVAEIAKAANISTEEVYLGIGWLFKEGKVKGEDGKVALA
- a CDS encoding mannose-1-phosphate guanylyltransferase is translated as MAQTDNHLVIMAGGVGGRFWPMSTADCPKQFIDVLGVGRSLIQLTYDRFAGVVPSDNVWVVTNQKYVSLVHEQLPEIPLNHILSEPCRRNTAPCIAYVSWRIKKENPKANIVVSPSDHIVTNEAEFKRVITNCLKFTAETDAVVTLGMKPTRPETGYGYIQADLSTASARNREIYRVDQFREKPDLSTAEQYIKQNNFFWNAGIFIWSASTIVNAFRIYQPSIARIFERIMDVLDTADEQRVIDEVYPECENISVDYAIMEKAEEIFVCPADFGWSDLGTWGSLLAQTQHDIYGNAVIGNDVHLFDSKNCIVHTTEERKVVIQGLDGYIVAEQDGKLLICRLSEEQRLKQFTGEG
- a CDS encoding esterase-like activity of phytase family protein; this encodes MIMIPKLKLIIFFVLCFPFTLFAQIPQLVRINPQHYFQRTVPKGNYSGLTWLGANCYAVVSDKTAQSGFFLFRIEIDSVSGDIKEVVNDGFQSSGEANKDEEGIAFFPKDSTLLISREADSRILEYDMNGKLTGRELAIPSIFSIATPAYSFEALTYNAHTHRFWTTSESTLKPDGQQANATNQVKNRLRFQSFDDSFAPQEQYAYLMDVAENNPSASNYAMGVPAMTALDDGKLLVLEREFLVTSSKIGSFVENKIYCVNPAQSISISQEKELDTDSPYMQKTLIAAWKTSLGLLRQNLANYEGMCLGPRLADGSQVIVLCADSQDQYGGVLRDWFRTIIIR
- a CDS encoding sigma-70 family RNA polymerase sigma factor encodes the protein MTSNEKYIEDIANEQLLSDKEEQELAEKIKVGDARALEKLTKANLKFVVSLAHQYRNCGLGEDDLISEGNIGMMYAAQKFDGSRGVRFVVFAAPYIRNAMEEAIKEQATLYKLPKNETSRFEQKRSRAISIDQPVPVGSSNNFTLQHILENENAKHADEHLNQEILSNEIQKGLDILDDREKHVITYIYGLAGAHYTMAEIAEDMGLKRERVRQIRDKALRKLHKKMK
- a CDS encoding DedA family protein — protein: MSFITSMLGHLNYGTIFFLMLLESTVIPVPSELVVAPAAYHAAAGNLDIWLVILFSTLGADVGASINYLAGWYLGRPIIYKFANSKWGHLCLLNQEKVEKSEKYFDDHGMVATITGRLLPGIRHLISIPAGLAKMNYWKFLLYTTIGAASWHSILAFLGHYMHSFVPEDQLEEKILEYGEYIKFGLIILVILACLYFLIKWYIKRKKNDNNQSQQV